A stretch of the Osmerus mordax isolate fOsmMor3 chromosome 12, fOsmMor3.pri, whole genome shotgun sequence genome encodes the following:
- the cstf2 gene encoding cleavage stimulation factor subunit 2 isoform X1, giving the protein MANLAAAVVAAAGRDPAVDRSLRSVFVGNIPYEATEEQLKDIFSEVGLVVSFRLVYDRETGKPKGYGFCEYQDQETALSAMRNLNGREFSGRALRVDNAASEKNKEELKSLGTGAPIIESPYGDNIQPDEAPESISRAVASLPPEQMFELMKQMKLCVQNSPQEARNMLLQNPQLAFALLQAQVVMRIVDPEIALKMLHRQTPVQPLITSSSQGGAGPPPNQPPPQPNAPISQPQPMPGMHMNGAPQMMQGPPMGGVPGPMPGPGPVGPAGGIQPPMGIPQGGPVPMDRGQGPGGIPPRGLLGDGPNDPRGGTLLTVTGDVVEPSRGFISAPPPHQGPPMHMGQMGGGPPQDMRGPPHDMRGPPMGEPRGMMGDPRGPMMEPRGPPMETRGRDPRAVDTRGPPVSGQRVPMPTGMPGPVSHSMGPNAPPSARPGPGVSGGPQSGGGFSPGQSQVTSQDHEKAALIMQVLQLTPEQIAMLPPEQRQSILILKEQIQKTAGAP; this is encoded by the exons ATGGCGAACCTAGCTGCTGCCGTTGTTGCTGCCGCAGGCAGAGATCCAGCGGTTGATCGCTCTCTGCGTTCAGTATTTG TGGGAAACATCCCATATGAAGCTACAGAGGAGCAGCTGAAGGATATTTTCTCTGAAGTTGGGCTTGTGGTCAGCTTCAG GTTAGTGTATGACAGGGAAACGGGAAAGCCAAAGGGATATGGCTTCTGTGAGTATCAAGACCAGGAGACGGCCCTCAGTGCCATGCGGAACCTGAACGGAAGAGAATTCAGCGGCAGAGCTCTCCGTGTTGACAATGCAGCCAGCGAGAAGAACAAAGAGGAGCTCAAGA GTTTGGGAACAGGAGCCCCCATCATTGAGTCTCCCTATGGGGACAACATCCAACCTGATGAGGCTCCAGAGTCCATCAGCAGAGCTGTGGCCAGTCTGCCTCCAGAGCAGATGTTTGAGCTCATGAAACAGATGAAG CTGTGTGTGCAAAACAGTCCGCAGGAGGCCAGGAACATGCTGCTGCAGAACCCTCAGCTGGCCTTCGCCCTGCTGCAGGCCCAGGTGGTCATGAGGATCGTTGACCCAGAGATTGCCCTG AAAATGCTCCACCGTCAAACCCCCGTCCAGCCTCTGATCACCAGCAGTAGCCAGGGTGGAGCTGGGCCACCACCGAACCAGCCACCTCCCCAGCCCAACGCTCCCATCTCCCAACCACAGCCTATG CCGGGCATGCATATGAACGGAGCCCCCCAGATGATGCAGGGACCTCCTATGGGTGGAGTTCCTGGACCCATGCCTGGACCGGGCCCTGTGGGACCTGCAG GTGGGATACAGCCACCGATGGGGATTCCTCAAGGTGGCCCAGTTCCTATGGATAGGGGACAAG GGCCAGGCGGCATCCCCCCCAGGGGCCTGCTGGGGGACGGCCCCAACGATCCCCGAGGAGGGACCCTGCTGACGGTCACAGGGGACGTGGTGGAGCCTAG TCGGGGGTTCATAAgtgcacccccaccccaccagggCCCACCCATGCACATGGGCCAAATGGGAGGTGGGCCCCCCCAAGACATGAGAGGACCGCCCCACGACATGAGAGGACCCCCCATGGGTGAACCCCGCGGCATGATGGGAGACCCCCGAGGGCCCATGATGGAGCCCAGGGGACCCCCCATGGAGACCAGAG GTCGTGACCCCAGAGCCGTAGACACTCGTGGGCCTCCTGTTTCAGGACAAAGGGTTCCCATGCCAACTGGAATGCCGGGACCTGTCTCCCACTCAATGGGTCCTAATGCCCCTCCTTCTGCCAGACCG GGTCCTGGTGTCTCTGGTGGTCCCCAGTCTGGAGGAGGCTTCAGCCCTGGCCAGAGCCAGGTCACATCGCAGGACCATGAGAAG GCTGCCCTGATCATGCAGGTTCTGCAGCTGACCCCAGAACAGATTGCCATGCTGCCCCCAGAGCAGAGGCAGAGCATTCTCATCCTCAAAGAGCAGATCCAGAAGACCGCTGGAGCGCCATGA
- the nox1 gene encoding NADPH oxidase 1: MGNWIINHGLTYFIQVVWMAINIFLFVWFFYIYELGDQYFYTRHILGTALAWARAPAAVLNFNCMLILLPVCRNLLSLLRGSFMCCGRTMRKQLDNNLSFHKMVAYMIGLMTAVHTIAHLFNMEWYYNSRQGKYDNLSRTLSDLGDEDDETYLNPFRSLSDTPSYIVFTTIAGITGVIITLCLILIITSSMEVIRRSYFEVFWYTHHLFIVFFAGLVFHGAGRIVRSQQNIGPLYNLTHCKDDLDDWGESECPIPQFAGGFPQTWMWVIGPMVIYLCERLLRFIRYMQNVQYRKIVIRPSKVLELQLVKNGFKMDVGQYVFLNCPGISPLEWHPFTMTSAPEEDFFSVHIRSAGDWTQKLISMVEQLPEGAQGPKIGVDGPFGTASEDVFDYEVSMLVGAGIGVTPFASILKSIWYKFKESNPKLRTRKIYFYWLCRETSAFEWFADLLQVLEREMEERGMGDFLTYKLYLTGWDQSHANHVMVHFDQDTDVVTGLKQKTHYGRPNWEKEFEQVRNENPTSVVGTFLCGPAALADVLAKKCVKYSDVDPRKTKFYFNKENF, translated from the exons ATGGGCAACTGGATTATCAACCATGGACTCACTTACTTCATACAG GTGGTCTGGATGGCAATCAACATATTCCTCTTCGTCTGGTTCTTTTATATCTACGAGTTGGGGGATCAGTATTTCTACACTCGTCACATTTTGGGG ACAGCGCTGGCTTGGGCCAGGGCCCCTGCAGCTGTCCTAAACTTCAACTGTATGCTCATCTTGTTGCCTGTGTGTCggaacctgctctctctccttcgtggTTCCTTCATG TGTTGTGGGAGGACTATGAGGAAACAGCTAGACAACAATCTGAGTTTCCACAAGATGGTTGCATACATGATTGGCTTGATGACAG CTGTTCACACCATAGCCCATCTCTTCAACATGGAATGGTACTACAACAGTAGACAGGGGAAGTATGACAACCTCAGCAGGACTCTATCGGACCTGGGAGACGAAGATGATGAGACATACCTGAACCCTTTCAGATCCCTCTCTGAT ACTCCCTCCTATATCGTGTTCACCACCATTGCTGGGATTACAGGGGTGATTATCACGCTCtgcctcatcctcatcatcacatCCTCTATGGAGGTCATCAGACGCAGCTACTTTGAGGTCTTCTGGTACACACATCACCTCTTCATAGTATTTTTTGCTGGCCTGGTCTTCCATGGGGCTGG ACGCATTGTGCGGAGTCAGCAAAACATTGGCCCACTGTACAACCTCACCCACTGTAAAGACGATTTGGATGACTGGGGGGAAAGCGAGTGTCCTATCCCGCAGTTTGCAGGGGGGTTCCCACAG ACTTGGATGTGGGTGATTGGTCCCATGGTGATCTACTTGTGTGAGAGGTTGCTGCGATTCATCCGTTACATGCAGAACGTCCAGTACAGAAAG ATTGTTATCCGGCCATCCAAGGTGTTGGAGCTGCAGTTGGTGAAGAACGGCTTCAAGATGGATGTGGGTCAGTATGTCTTCCTCAACTGCCCAGGAATCTCCCCACTGGAGTGGCACCCCTTTACCATGACCTCCGCCCCTGAGGAGGACTTCTTCAGCGTCCACATCCGTTCTGCGGGCGACTGGACCCAGAAGCTCATCAGCATGGTGGAGCAACTGCCCGAGGGGGCACAGGGTCCCAA AATAGGAGTGGATGGTCCATTTGGGACAGCGAGTGAGGATGTCTTTGACTATGAGGTCAGCATGCTGGTTGGTGCTGGTATTGGAGTCACCCCGTTTGCATCTATCCTCAAGTCCATCTGGTACAAATTCAAAGAATCCAACCCTAAGCTACGAACAAGAAAG ATTTACTTCTATTGGCTGTGCCGAGAGACAAGTGCTTTTGAGTGGTTTGCAGATCTGCTGCAGGtgttggagagggagatggaggagagaggcatggGCGacttcctcacatacaaactcTACCTCACTGGATGGGACCAGAGCCAT GCCAATCATGTGATGGTTCACTTCGATCAGGACACGGACGTCGTCACAGGACTGAAGCAGAAAACGCACTATGGCAGGCCAAACTGGGAGAAGGAGTTCGAACAAGTCCGCAATGAGAACCCAAC GTCAGTGGTGGGGACATTCCTGTGTGGCCCTGCAGCTTTGGCAGATGTCCTCGCAAAGAAATGTGTGAAGTACTCAGACGTAGATCCCAGAAAGACCAAATTCTACTTCAACAAGGAAAACTTCTGA
- the cstf2 gene encoding cleavage stimulation factor subunit 2 isoform X2 has translation MANLAAAVVAAAGRDPAVDRSLRSVFVGNIPYEATEEQLKDIFSEVGLVVSFRLVYDRETGKPKGYGFCEYQDQETALSAMRNLNGREFSGRALRVDNAASEKNKEELKSLGTGAPIIESPYGDNIQPDEAPESISRAVASLPPEQMFELMKQMKLCVQNSPQEARNMLLQNPQLAFALLQAQVVMRIVDPEIALKMLHRQTPVQPLITSSSQGGAGPPPNQPPPQPNAPISQPQPMPGMHMNGAPQMMQGPPMGGVPGPMPGPGPVGPAGPGGIPPRGLLGDGPNDPRGGTLLTVTGDVVEPSRGFISAPPPHQGPPMHMGQMGGGPPQDMRGPPHDMRGPPMGEPRGMMGDPRGPMMEPRGPPMETRGRDPRAVDTRGPPVSGQRVPMPTGMPGPVSHSMGPNAPPSARPGPGVSGGPQSGGGFSPGQSQVTSQDHEKAALIMQVLQLTPEQIAMLPPEQRQSILILKEQIQKTAGAP, from the exons ATGGCGAACCTAGCTGCTGCCGTTGTTGCTGCCGCAGGCAGAGATCCAGCGGTTGATCGCTCTCTGCGTTCAGTATTTG TGGGAAACATCCCATATGAAGCTACAGAGGAGCAGCTGAAGGATATTTTCTCTGAAGTTGGGCTTGTGGTCAGCTTCAG GTTAGTGTATGACAGGGAAACGGGAAAGCCAAAGGGATATGGCTTCTGTGAGTATCAAGACCAGGAGACGGCCCTCAGTGCCATGCGGAACCTGAACGGAAGAGAATTCAGCGGCAGAGCTCTCCGTGTTGACAATGCAGCCAGCGAGAAGAACAAAGAGGAGCTCAAGA GTTTGGGAACAGGAGCCCCCATCATTGAGTCTCCCTATGGGGACAACATCCAACCTGATGAGGCTCCAGAGTCCATCAGCAGAGCTGTGGCCAGTCTGCCTCCAGAGCAGATGTTTGAGCTCATGAAACAGATGAAG CTGTGTGTGCAAAACAGTCCGCAGGAGGCCAGGAACATGCTGCTGCAGAACCCTCAGCTGGCCTTCGCCCTGCTGCAGGCCCAGGTGGTCATGAGGATCGTTGACCCAGAGATTGCCCTG AAAATGCTCCACCGTCAAACCCCCGTCCAGCCTCTGATCACCAGCAGTAGCCAGGGTGGAGCTGGGCCACCACCGAACCAGCCACCTCCCCAGCCCAACGCTCCCATCTCCCAACCACAGCCTATG CCGGGCATGCATATGAACGGAGCCCCCCAGATGATGCAGGGACCTCCTATGGGTGGAGTTCCTGGACCCATGCCTGGACCGGGCCCTGTGGGACCTGCAG GGCCAGGCGGCATCCCCCCCAGGGGCCTGCTGGGGGACGGCCCCAACGATCCCCGAGGAGGGACCCTGCTGACGGTCACAGGGGACGTGGTGGAGCCTAG TCGGGGGTTCATAAgtgcacccccaccccaccagggCCCACCCATGCACATGGGCCAAATGGGAGGTGGGCCCCCCCAAGACATGAGAGGACCGCCCCACGACATGAGAGGACCCCCCATGGGTGAACCCCGCGGCATGATGGGAGACCCCCGAGGGCCCATGATGGAGCCCAGGGGACCCCCCATGGAGACCAGAG GTCGTGACCCCAGAGCCGTAGACACTCGTGGGCCTCCTGTTTCAGGACAAAGGGTTCCCATGCCAACTGGAATGCCGGGACCTGTCTCCCACTCAATGGGTCCTAATGCCCCTCCTTCTGCCAGACCG GGTCCTGGTGTCTCTGGTGGTCCCCAGTCTGGAGGAGGCTTCAGCCCTGGCCAGAGCCAGGTCACATCGCAGGACCATGAGAAG GCTGCCCTGATCATGCAGGTTCTGCAGCTGACCCCAGAACAGATTGCCATGCTGCCCCCAGAGCAGAGGCAGAGCATTCTCATCCTCAAAGAGCAGATCCAGAAGACCGCTGGAGCGCCATGA